A genome region from Triticum aestivum cultivar Chinese Spring chromosome 2B, IWGSC CS RefSeq v2.1, whole genome shotgun sequence includes the following:
- the LOC123046326 gene encoding tRNA pseudouridine synthase Pus10, which yields MTATNAATAAASDAEARSILERAAAASFPPLHAVHHLLSVGVCVRCIFRMFGAFSHACLCASLTVSFFHSFLEEHDDSAKGGSCSCLSTDEACCSICFGILLPTCHKDEGVVPFDDISRIDIITSMVSQAIQREGYQIDGFSLEISLPAVVAANERAIRLYMKEKYGSENWFKDEIFSQQTMSVKEGLRLLIVPSLEKQLGVKHGDNSFRIRLTYTHDDASLKLKRLLPNDSNRKRKAESREGNDTRRNSTYDDKQTLSETDSFIHKSLEGIQDQEFCSLFELPPEKVSKPCHLVMTFLRSPIYIGGRYLKLSRNVSQSCWIIDDERMGEASVEEIIKESVCAISRGDGYKFHAAGREDIDVRMLGSGRPFLIEVLNVRSIPSAIEIQQISDKINSSEKKHVRIRNLKLVDNEIWAMMREGEAEKQKQYAALIWTSSPLTDDDLQKISVIKDMEIVQNTPVRVLHRRSPLERKRIIHWMEIEKVEGSSNYYLLHLCTQAGTYIKEFVHGDLGRTNPSIGSMLRCRAEILQLDVTDVKMDLLQ from the exons ATGACGGCCACAaacgcggcgacggcggcggcgtcggaCGCGGAGGCCAGGAGCATACTCGAGCGGGCCGCGGCGGCATCCTTCCCGCCTCTCCACGCCGTCCACCACCTCCTCTCCGTCGGG GTTTGTGTGCGATGCATCTTTCGCATGTTTGGAGCCTTTAGCCATGCCTGCTTATGTGCGTCTCTTACGGTCTCTTTCTTCCATTCATTTCTTGAAGAGCATGATGATTCCGCAAAAGGCGGGTCTTGCTCATGTTTGTCAACGGATGAAGCATGCTGCTCTATTTGCTTTGGAATATTGCTACCCACCTGCCATAAGGATGAGGGTGTAGTACCGTTTGATGACATTTCTCGTATCGACATAATTACTTCAATGGTATCTCAAGCAATACAAAGAGAGGGTTATCAAATTGATGGGTTTTCTTTAGAAATTTCACTGCCTGCAGTTGTAGCAGCGAATGAACGTGCCATCAG GTTATATATGAAAGAAAAATATGGCAGTGAAAATTGGTTCAAGGACGAAATATTTTCTCAACAAACGATGTCAGTGAAGGAGGGTCTGAGACTGCTGATAGTACCATCGCTCGAGAAACAACTG GGTGTTAAGCACGGTGACAATTCATTTCGAATTCGCTTAACATATACTCATGATGATGCTTCACTGAAGCTCAAACGTTTATTGCCAAATGACAGTAACCGTAAAAGGAAAGCAG AGTCAAGAGAAGGAAATGATACTAGAAGGAACTCAACATATGATGATAAACAGACATTAAGTGAAACAGATTCATTCATCCACAAGTCCCTCGAGGGTATTCAAGATCAAGAATTCTGTAGTTTATTTGAGTTGCCTCCTGAAAAG GTGTCCAAACCTTGCCATCTTGTGATGACCTTCCTAAGGTCGCCCATATATATTGGCGGAAGATACTTGAAG CTTTCAAGAAATGTCAGTCAGTCATGTTGGATAATTGATGATGAAAGAATGGGGGAAGCATCAGTTGAG GAGATAATTAAAGAGAGTGTATGTGCCATCTCCAGAGGTGATGGCTACAAGTTCCATGCTGCTGGAAGAGAAGATATCGAT GTACGGATGCTTGGATCTGGTCGTCCATTTCTAATTGAAGTCCTGAATGTGCGatcgattccatctgcgattgaaATTCAACAAATTTCTGACAAGATTAATAGCTCCGAAAAGAAACAT GTCAGAATTAGAAATCTCAAGTTGGTAGACAATGAAATATGGGCCATGATGCGTGAAGGGGAAGCAGAGAAGCAG AAGCAGTATGCTGCCCTCATATGGACTTCTAGTCCTCTGACGGATGATGACCTGCAGAAAATTTCTGTTATTAAGGATATG GAAATTGTACAAAATACCCCCGTAAGGGTTCTTCACCGAAGAAGCCCGTTGGAGCGGAAACGGATTATACATTG GATGGAGATTGAGAAAGTTGAAGGCAGCTCAAACTATTACTTGTTGCATCTCTGCACTCAG GCAGGAACATACATTAAGGAGTTTGTGCACGGTGATCTTGGACGCACAAATCCGAG TATTGGTTCCATGCTACGTTGCAGAGCCGAGATACTGCAACTCGATGTCACGGACGTTAAGATGGACTTGCTGCAATAG
- the LOC123046325 gene encoding sucrose synthase 7, giving the protein MASTKLSFKRMDSVAETMPDALRQSRYQMKRCFQRYVSKGRRLLKNQQLMEELERSLDDKVEKEKLVEGFLGYIICSTQEAVVLPPFVAFAVRMNPGIWEYVKVHADDLSVEGITPSEYLKFKETLYDEKWAKDDNSLEVDFGALDLSTPRLTLPSSIGNGMQFVSKFMSSKLNGKPESMKPLLDYLLTLNYRGEKLMVNDTIDTVNKLQTALLLAEVFVSGLPKFTPYLKFEQRFQEWGLEKGWGENAERCKETLNFLSEVLQAPDPINMEKFFSRVPSIFNIVVFSIHGYFGQEKVLGLPDTGGQVVYILDQVRSMEEELLQRIKLQGLHITPKILVLTRLIPDSKGTKCNVELEPVENTKYSHILRVPFKTEDGKDLRQWVSRFDIYPYLERYAQDASTKILDILEGKPDLIIGNYTDGNLVASLMSSKLGVTQGTIAHALEKTKYEDSDTKWRELDQKYHFSCQFTADMIAMNTTDFIITSTYQEIAGSKEKPGQYEHHYAFTMPGLCRYATGINVFDPKFNIAAPGADQSVYFPFTQKQKRLTALHPQIEELLYSKEDADEHIGYLADRSKPIIFSMARLDKVKNITGLVEWYGQNKKVRDLVNLVVVAGLLNAAQSKDREEIDEINKMHNLIDKYQLKGQIRWIKAQTDRVRNGELYRYIADTKGAFVQPALYEAFGLTVIEAMNCGLPTFATNQGGPAEIIVDGVSGFHINPMNGREAGTKIADFFQKCKEDPGYWNKMSTAGLQRIYECYTWKIYATKVLNMGSMYGFWRTLNKEERVAKQRYLQMFYNLQFRNLVKTVPRVGEQPPRAAATTGAAAERNQIVARPRERKPQGRVQRMMTSLLGPKPPTYEQNGYR; this is encoded by the exons ATGGCCTCCACCAAGCTCAGCTTCAAGAGGATGGACAGCGTCGCCGAGACCATGCCCGACGCGCTGCGGCAGAGCCGCTACCAGATGAAGAGGTGCTTCCAGCGCTACGTGTCCAAAGGCCGCAGGCTCCTCAAGAACCAGCAGCTCATGGAGGAGCTCGAGAGGTCGCTCGACGACAAGGTCGAGAAGGAGAAGCTCGTCGAAGGCTTCCTCGGCTACATCATTTGTTCCACCCAG GAAGCAGTAGTGCTACCACCGTTCGTCGCGTTCGCCGTCAGAATGAACCCAGGCATCTGGGAGTACGTCAAGGTTCACGCCGATGATCTGTCGGTCGAAGGAATCACGCCGTCCGAGTACCTCAAGTTCAAGGAGACGTTATACGATGAGAAATG GGCCAAGGATGACAACTCGCTCGAGGTTGATTTCGGCGCTCTTGACCTCTCAACACCTCGTCTGACACTTCCCTCGTCCATAGGGAACGGGATGCAGTTCGTCTCCAAGTTCATGTCTTCGAAGCTGAATGGCAAGCCTGAAAGCATGAAGCCGTTGCTCGACTATTTACTCACTCTGAACTACCGCGGAGAG AAGCTGATGGTTAACGACACAATCGACACGGTGAACAAGCTTCAGACAGCGCTGCTCCTCGCAGAAGTTTTTGTCAGTGGGCTGCCAAAATTCACACCATATTTGAAATTTGAACAAAG ATTTCAAGAGTGGGGATTGGAGAAAGGGTGGGGTGAAAATGCCGAGAGGTGCAAGGAGACGTTGAATTTCCTATCTGAAGTTCTCCAGGCGCCGGATCCTATCAACATGGAGAAGTTCTTCAGCAGGGTTCCATCCATATTTAACATTGTTGTCTTCTCTATCCATGGTTACTTTGGCCAAGAGAAGGTTCTAGGCTTGCCAGACACCGGCGGTCAG GTTGTCTACATCCTGGACCAAGTCAGGTCCATGGAAGAGGAGCTTCTGCAAAGAATCAAGCTGCAGGGTTTGCATATAACACCAAAGATTCTTGTG CTAACAAGACTGATACCAGATTCCAAAGGCACAAAGtgtaatgtggagcttgaaccagtTGAAAACACAAAATATTCACACATACTACGTGTGCCGTTCAAGACTGAAGATGGGAAGGATTTGCGCCAGTGGGTTTCCCGGTTCGACATTTACCCTTACCTGGAGAGATATGCTCAG GATGCCTCTACCAAAATTCTTGACATTCTAGAGGGCAAACCAGACTTGATCATTGGCAACTACACCGATGGCAACTTGGTGGCGTCCCTCATGTCGAGCAAACTAGGAGTCACACAG GGAACGATAGCGCATGCTCTCGAAAAGACGAAGTATGAGGACTCGGATACCAAGTGGAGAGAGCTGGACCAGAAGTACCACTTCTCCTGTCAATTCACTGCTGATATGATTGCCATGAACACTACTGACTTTATCATCACTAGCACATACCAAGAAATCGCTGGAAG caaagaGAAGCCTGGCCAGTATGAACACCACTATGCATTCACAATGCCCGGCCTTTGCCGCTACGCCACGGGCATCAATGTCTTCGACCCGAAGTTCAACATTGCTGCACCTGGCGCCGATCAGTCCGTCTACTTCCCCTTCACACAGAAGCAGAAGCGGCTGACAGCTTTACACCCACAGATTGAGGAGTTGCTGTACAGTAAGGAGGACGCAGATGAACACAT AGGGTATCTGGCAGACAGAAGTAAGCCAATCATCTTCTCGATGGCGAGGCTGGACAAGGTGAAGAACATCACCGGACTAGTCGAGTGGTATGGTCAGAACAAGAAGGTCAGGGACCTCGTGAACCTCGTCGTCGTTGCAGGTCTCCTGAATGCTGCACAGTCCAAGGACCGGGAAGAGATAGACGAGATCAACAAGATGCACAATTTGATCGACAAGTACCAACTGAAAGGACAGATCCGCTGGATCAAGGCTCAAACTGACCGTGTCCGTAACGGAGAGCTGTACCGTTACATTGCAGATACAAAGGGTGCATTTGTTCAG CCTGCTCTCTATGAAGCATTTGGGCTAACAGTCATCGAGGCGATGAACTGCGGGCTGCCAACCTTCGCGACAAACCAAGGAGGGCCGGCAGAGATCATCGTCGATGGGGTCTCGGGTTTCCACATAAACCCAATGAACGGCAGGGAGGCAGGCACCAAGATTGCAGACTTCTTCCAGAAGTGCAAGGAAGACCCAGGCTACTGGAACAAGATGTCCACTGCCGGGCTTCAGCGCATCTACGAATG CTACACATGGAAGATCTACGCAACTAAAGTGCTGAACATGGGGTCAATGTATGGCTTCTGGAGGACTCTGAACAAGGAAGAGAGAGTGGCCAAACAACGCTACCTGCAGATGTTCTACAACCTTCAGTTCAGGAATCTG gTGAAGACCGTCCCCAGAGTAGGGGAGCAGCCTCCGAGAGCCGCAGCCACGACAGGCGCGGCGGCAGAGCGTAACCAAATCGTGGCAAGGCCGAGAGAAAG AAAGCCGCAGGGTCGGGTCCAGAG GATGATGACCAGCCTGCTCGGGCCGAAGCCGCCGACTTATGAACAGAACGGCTACAGATGA
- the LOC123046327 gene encoding coiled-coil domain-containing protein 124 — protein MPKKMGVNSKAEAARERRSAEESDRRQRAERAKEEEYWREAEGSKSRAARRREEEAEKRAEAAARKAENRRLAEAEAAAVASAVSKTDARKANRVGAPAPKVTEAELVRRREEERLRLEREAEAAKKRAARTAEEEEYERVVLVANTNRDDSIIEASGVDEAIVRLSLVDTDAALPADRHPERRLKASFKAFEEAELPRLKEEKPGLTLKQYKDMIWKLWKKSPDNPLNKATE, from the exons ATGCCGAAGAAGATGGGCGTCAACTCCAAGGCGGAGGCCGCCCGCGAGCGCCGCTCCGCCGAGGAGTCGGACCGCCGCCAGCGCGCcgagcgcgccaaggaggaggagtactggcgcgaggccgaggggtccaagtcccgcgccgcgcgccgccgcgaggaggaggccgagaAGCGCGCCGAGGCCGCCGCCCGCAAGGCCGAGAACCGCCGCCtcgccgaggccgaggccgccgccgtcgcctccgccgTGTCCAAGACGGACGCCCGCAAGGCCAACCGCGTCGGCGCCCCGGCCCCCAAGGTCACCGAGGCCGAGCTCGTGCGCCGCCGCGAGGAGGAGCGCCTGCGCCTCGAgcgcgaggccgaggccgccaagaagcgCGCCGCGCGCACCGCCGAGGAGGAGGAGTACGAGCGCGTCGTCCTCGTCGCCAACACCAACAGGGACGACTCCATCATCGAGGCCTCGGGCGTCGACGAGGCCATCGTGCGGTTGTCGCTTGTTGACACAGACGCGGCCTTGCCGGCAGACAGGCATCCTGAGCGCCGCCTCAAGGCATCATTCAAG GCATTTGAAGAGGCAGAGCTCCCTAGGCTGAAGGAAGAAAAGCCAGGCCTAACACTGAAACAGTACAAAGATATGATATGGAAGCTATGGAAGAAATCCCCAGACAACCCTCTGAACAAG GCAACTGAGTGA